The Sorangiineae bacterium MSr11367 genome window below encodes:
- a CDS encoding histidine kinase, which produces MSTINVMSATKSDLTIAATQQRHPAREAREDVVPVASAPEGAEARFTPQRRRLFGAAVVTGAVLLQAGTQFYVIPDKFRAAVHSMYLAIEVPILMVALSATHAWALRRNMSSARAIVSGSLVAGTIGFVGGALLWFVQQYLGVRNVPLEKATLFGLSFSQLYFGIWALAFVYPFAQEDARVRALEADKLRSMAELSRLRAHLEPHFLLNTLNAIAGLVTEDPREARRLIACLGDLLRDALRDDHEFQSLKEEVAWLKRYAAILEARHRGELLFQWHIAKELSDVQLPRLLLQPLVENAVKHGALRRKGGGGEVTVRAFVEGEEAVFVVEDNGPGVPEKTRNGTFGLTSVRQRLSLRYPGSALRLASSATGTVSTVAIPRAALVKSGTS; this is translated from the coding sequence ATGAGTACGATTAACGTCATGTCCGCGACCAAGAGCGATCTGACCATCGCTGCCACGCAGCAGCGTCATCCCGCGCGTGAGGCGCGCGAGGACGTCGTGCCGGTGGCGTCGGCGCCAGAGGGCGCGGAGGCGCGGTTCACACCGCAGCGGCGAAGGCTCTTTGGCGCCGCCGTCGTGACGGGCGCGGTGCTGCTGCAGGCGGGGACGCAATTTTACGTCATTCCGGACAAGTTCCGCGCGGCGGTCCACTCGATGTACCTCGCCATCGAGGTGCCCATTCTCATGGTGGCTTTGTCGGCGACCCACGCATGGGCGCTCCGGCGCAACATGTCCTCGGCGCGCGCCATCGTATCGGGCTCTCTCGTGGCCGGCACCATCGGCTTCGTCGGCGGCGCACTCCTCTGGTTCGTCCAGCAATACCTGGGCGTACGCAACGTTCCGCTGGAGAAGGCGACGCTGTTCGGCCTCTCGTTCAGCCAACTCTATTTCGGTATCTGGGCGCTCGCCTTCGTGTACCCCTTCGCGCAAGAAGACGCGCGGGTGCGGGCGCTCGAGGCCGACAAACTTCGCAGCATGGCCGAGCTTTCCCGGCTGCGCGCGCACCTCGAGCCGCACTTTCTGCTGAATACGTTGAACGCCATTGCCGGGTTGGTCACCGAGGATCCGCGCGAGGCGCGCCGCCTCATCGCCTGCCTCGGCGATCTGTTGCGCGATGCATTGCGCGACGATCACGAGTTTCAATCGCTGAAAGAAGAGGTGGCCTGGCTGAAACGGTATGCCGCCATCCTCGAGGCGCGCCATCGTGGCGAGTTGCTCTTTCAGTGGCACATCGCCAAAGAGCTTTCCGACGTGCAGCTTCCGCGACTGCTTCTGCAGCCGCTGGTCGAAAATGCCGTCAAGCACGGTGCGTTGCGGCGAAAGGGCGGCGGCGGCGAGGTAACGGTGCGGGCCTTCGTGGAAGGTGAGGAAGCGGTGTTCGTGGTCGAGGACAATGGCCCCGGCGTCCCCGAAAAGACGCGCAATGGCACCTTCGGGCTTACCTCGGTGCGGCAACGCCTTTCGCTGCGCTATCCGGGGTCGGCGCTTCGCTTGGCTTCTTCGGCGACAGGCACCGTGTCCACCGTGGCCATTCCGCGGGCGGCACTCGTCAAATCGGGGACATCATGA
- a CDS encoding LytTR family DNA-binding domain-containing protein: MKSEDGGRLRALVVEDEWPARNYLVELLHGTGLAEVIGAVGDIESAREAMRIESPGFGLDVLFVDVQFAGDGDEAGLDLVRSMTPGPRSPAVVLATAFERHALEAFDLGVVDYLLKPFTEERVLQCLLRVRDRRASLFPPGSTPAPSSGPSRIVARRKNRLVFLDAPEIWAFEAADRLTFVHTVHGTFDIDLSLSAIEASFGHAFPRVHRNWLVNAAAVKELERDGNETHLFVGVGLRDEGNGVRVPVARDRAQAIREMLLANTAGLRRM, encoded by the coding sequence ATGAAATCGGAAGACGGGGGAAGGCTTCGCGCACTGGTGGTCGAGGACGAATGGCCCGCCCGCAACTACCTGGTGGAGCTGCTCCACGGCACGGGCCTCGCGGAGGTGATTGGCGCCGTCGGCGATATCGAATCGGCGCGTGAGGCGATGCGCATCGAGTCGCCCGGTTTCGGGCTCGACGTGCTCTTCGTCGACGTGCAATTCGCCGGCGACGGTGACGAAGCAGGCCTCGACCTGGTGCGGTCGATGACCCCGGGACCGCGCTCGCCCGCCGTGGTGCTGGCGACGGCCTTCGAGCGGCACGCGCTGGAGGCGTTCGACCTGGGCGTCGTCGATTACCTGCTCAAGCCGTTCACCGAGGAGCGCGTCCTGCAGTGCCTTTTGCGCGTGCGCGATCGGCGTGCGTCGCTGTTTCCGCCGGGCAGCACGCCGGCGCCCTCGTCGGGGCCTTCGCGCATCGTGGCCCGCCGGAAAAATAGGCTGGTCTTTCTCGACGCGCCGGAGATATGGGCCTTCGAGGCCGCCGACCGGCTGACCTTCGTCCACACCGTGCACGGCACGTTCGACATCGATTTATCGCTTTCGGCCATCGAAGCTTCGTTCGGTCACGCGTTTCCGCGCGTTCATCGCAATTGGCTGGTGAACGCCGCTGCCGTCAAGGAACTGGAGCGCGACGGCAACGAGACTCACTTGTTCGTGGGCGTGGGTTTACGTGACGAGGGGAATGGAGTGCGGGTGCCCGTTGCTAGGGATCGGGCCCAGGCGATTCGCGAAATGCTATTGGCGAATACGGCAGGACTGCGGCGTATGTAA
- a CDS encoding efflux RND transporter periplasmic adaptor subunit yields the protein MKKIRKVVTMVIAIALLSGLAFGSWRYHEAHKEPPVVYKTAKAEKRSIVGRVTASGTLAATVTVQVGTQVSGRIKELYADFNSPVKKGQLVAKIDPLLFEAAVEQANANYLSAQADLNKSKATAMDADRQYVRAKALRDSELASQKDLETAETAAQVARASVGVSEAGLAQARAQLNQAKVNLSYTSIISPIDGTVISRSVDVGQTVAASLQAPVIFTIAEDLRKMKVDTNVAESDVGGLESNMEVYFTVDAYPGQRFKGKIGQIRNAAQTVQNVVTYDAVIEVDNTDLKLRPGMTANTTIVYAQRNDALSVPNAALRFRPPNVDADADAGPSSAEAPPASANPNGPPVPRRTRPARGTKQDGTHGDRKTLWVLRNGNAVPVRVHVGLSDGTYTEIVNGDLQEGDQPIIDATLTGKNAAPSTPSTSLPRGGGRLF from the coding sequence ATGAAAAAGATTCGAAAAGTCGTCACGATGGTGATTGCCATCGCGCTGTTGAGCGGTCTTGCCTTTGGATCGTGGCGTTACCACGAGGCTCACAAAGAGCCTCCCGTGGTTTACAAAACAGCAAAGGCGGAAAAGCGCAGCATCGTGGGGCGCGTCACCGCGAGCGGCACATTGGCTGCGACGGTGACGGTGCAAGTCGGTACCCAGGTATCGGGGCGCATCAAAGAGCTTTATGCCGATTTCAACTCACCGGTAAAAAAGGGCCAGCTCGTGGCCAAGATCGACCCGCTGCTGTTCGAGGCGGCGGTGGAGCAGGCCAATGCCAACTATCTGTCCGCCCAGGCGGATTTGAACAAGTCCAAGGCCACGGCCATGGACGCAGATCGCCAGTACGTGCGCGCCAAGGCGTTGCGCGATTCCGAGCTTGCCTCGCAGAAAGATTTGGAGACCGCCGAGACGGCCGCGCAGGTGGCCCGTGCGTCCGTCGGTGTGTCGGAGGCAGGGCTGGCGCAGGCGCGTGCACAGCTCAATCAGGCCAAGGTGAACCTGTCGTATACGAGCATCATTTCACCCATCGATGGCACGGTCATCTCGCGCAGCGTGGACGTGGGGCAGACGGTGGCGGCCTCGCTGCAGGCCCCAGTCATTTTTACGATTGCCGAAGATTTGCGCAAAATGAAGGTCGACACCAACGTGGCCGAGAGCGACGTGGGCGGGCTCGAGTCGAACATGGAAGTCTACTTCACGGTGGATGCGTATCCGGGCCAGCGCTTCAAGGGCAAGATCGGGCAGATTCGCAATGCCGCGCAGACCGTGCAAAACGTGGTGACGTACGACGCGGTCATCGAAGTCGACAACACCGATTTGAAGCTGCGTCCTGGGATGACCGCCAATACGACCATCGTCTACGCCCAGCGAAACGACGCGCTCTCCGTTCCCAATGCGGCGCTGCGCTTTCGGCCGCCGAATGTCGACGCGGATGCGGACGCGGGGCCGTCGAGCGCCGAGGCTCCGCCGGCGTCGGCGAATCCCAACGGGCCACCCGTACCGCGGCGCACGAGGCCCGCGCGCGGGACGAAGCAGGATGGGACGCACGGTGACCGCAAGACCCTATGGGTTTTGCGCAATGGCAATGCGGTGCCGGTGCGGGTGCACGTCGGCTTGAGCGATGGCACGTACACCGAAATCGTCAACGGTGACCTGCAGGAGGGGGATCAGCCCATCATCGATGCCACGCTGACCGGCAAAAATGCCGCGCCGAGTACGCCCTCGACGTCGCTCCCCCGTGGCGGAGGGCGGCTGTTCTAG